AGTTTTTAAGGAATGGACTAACCTTCGGGAGGTTTGGCTGTGAGGGGTTTGACGAAATAAGACGAAGCAGTGAGGACGACGAAAGCGGAGAGGAGTTTGACAAAcagtttcgattttttattgtacCCGATGAAAGCATCGCTCTCTTCGGTCGTTTTGTATTTACGAGAATCGTAATCTCTGAGAACCTCGTCGATCACTTTTCCAAGGGACTTGTTGTAACGTTTCAACATCGCTATGCGAATGAATATCTGTGAGAGGGCCATATTTTCCGTGAGATTTTCAATCACCCCTCCCAGATCGTTGATGACAAGCCACAAATCCAAATATTCCATCGACATGAGATAACAAACGTAGGCAAATTCTATTCCGAAACAAATCCGACTCGGATTCTTCGGCCAAACACCAAGGAACGTCAGAAGCCATCGGTTCCAGGACAGAACCTTCGCTGCATCGTCGAATTCTTTTTGATCCTGTACCACTCGTGTCataaaatcgttattttttttgtttttttttttccccccaatTTCTTACAACTCTATCCGCTTCTTTCTCGGTTCGGTTTATtcgaaatacaaattttccaCCAAGCACTTTAAATTCCATTAATTAAATGAGTTTGAGAACaaaattccaatatttttaatcccaaaaaaattgcatcgtCCCCACGATTTACGTAAATTTTGcctctttaaaaaaaaaaacagaaataaatacaaattttccaaaagaaaaatcaaattgaaaaataagcaacgaTTTTTCGACTCTCACCCGGACAGCTACTGTCGACATCTTCGTAAGCTATTTCCACGTCGCCCACTCTCCGTTTCCCGACCGATAGATTGTTCgagtttcaataaaaaaacgtttctccTTTTCGAGTGGGAGCGTTGGTTTTCTGCAGAAAAAGTGCGCCTCCCCCATCGAGCAGGCTATGCGTCTATAATTTATGTGTTTTATATAGCTCGAGGGGTAATTCATGGGCAAGCGCTGTGATTCTTCGTCGcgtacattatttccttggcgtccgcagaaaaaaaatggagccgTGATATTATGCTCGTAATAATTGATGAAAGTGAAGCTATTACTCTGAGGGATGGAGAAACAAAAGCACGATTTCATCGGGACTTTTGATCGGAGTATAAGTTCGCTGGTTCGTGTACCTTTATCGTCTGCAATTAATTATCAATGAATACTGACTACTCGATCCATCATTGGGGAGAATGAAATCAGCACGCGTACCTTCTAGCCCCTGTAAATACAGCACATTCTATCAATGATTAAATACAATTTACTGTTATCACGAACTTTTCACATCTTCATCGAAGCCTGCGAGGAAAAactttactttttttaaactcTCGTCCGAAAGCACCAGTTTGAAGAGCCACGTCATCCCTTGACGAAACTCTGACTGAATAATTCCTCCTTCTGCTCCCTTTCAATAAACTTTTCTTTGGTTTTCCATCGACAACTCTGTGTAGGGAAGTTGAAATAGCGGTTCGTACTGGTGCGAGGACGATTGAAACGTTATTCCACTCCCTGTGTGCAGTGAACAAGTGCTCCAATATATTGATTCATTACCAGCACGGTGTGCAGTACATTgtcaaaaaacatgaaaaaaatcagtggTGATATTTTGGTTCGAGAGTACTCGGTTTTACAGTGGTTTACGCTCACGAAAACTACGACGATATTTTGATCTTCACTGAACAAAGCTGTGAAATTCAAAAGAGTGATTTTTTGTGCACGTGGAACAGAAACGTCGACAGGGCCgaaagaattttctcaaattttctcaCTTTCGTCCTCTACAATTTTCCATGTCCGATGACGGCAGTGAAACTGTTTATGTCGCTTCATTACGCACGCCTCGTTCAGGCTCGCTCGGCTGCAAATCCGAAAATCGAACtacttttattcttttttttaatttctcattgaTACCGAAAATTTCTTGCTTTTCCAGGTGATCAATGGGCCTAAAATCAGTGCCGTTCTCACGTGGAACCAGCTAAAGCGACGAGCATTTCAATGGTGCTACTCTCGACCAACGGAATCGCTTCTTCGGCGATGACTTTTGGTAACTGCGATGCTGCAGTTTTGCCGAAACGCCTGTAAAGCGAGCCAGAAAGATTGATGTGCAGTCGAGAGAAGGAAGGGAAAAGAGCGAAGTAACTGATTCGCGTCTCTCGATACGAGTGATCGTTCGAAAAtcggaaaattttcaaaaccccTGGATCGCTGAACCTCGAGAAGGAAGCTGCTCAATCATATTTTTCTGGGATTTCGTGACGATCAAATATTTACTGCATTTTTGTAAGAGCTCATCGGACGTGCGTTTCCTGAGCAGCAACCGATCAGCTTTTACTGATTAATCGATCCTCACACTCATTAAGCTCCTGGAGCTTAATGATTCCACAGTTTTTCTCCCCCAAAAAATTTGTCCATTCGATCTCTCATGAGCTGGCCAGATCCAAGGGACCTTTATCCATTTACAAACACGAACTTTATCGTAAGCTCTCCGACTTGCTCGCTCATGGTGGCGCAGTCTCCTTATCCTCGCTCGGCCTCGTAATCGCGCTTCGTGGGGCACACACGCGACCGTCCAAGGCTCAAAAGGCGATGGCACCCTATCAACGCGTAAACTAGCCTCCCTCCCTGCACCCCCGAGCCTCCTGCTGCTCCTCTTTCACATTCCCGTTGGCGCTTCTTAAATGCGTGTCATCTTAGCCCGTTGAAACTTCAGCTCTCCGGTATCACACCCTCCGTGAGGTTTCTCGACTCAGGACACAATAGGGCCGAGAATAGTTCCGGGAAAGTGCATTTCCATGGAGTCTTTAGGGAACGCATAAGTATACGAACCCTCGTTCGATAAAATGTcaagttttttcgtgaaaatttttttcaatattgtttatttcgataattaacaATTCGAGACCGTTTCAGAACGTACAAATTCCCACTTGCTCAAAACGATCATTGAtttcgtagattttttttttggatttttagtGCGATTCACGAACTCGAACAGcaacatttacaatttttcaatcacaTCACAACAAAGTTCTCAACACGGATAAATATCCCATGGCAGTTTTCAAAACCTGAGTCAATAGAGTTTCAATAAAGTTAGTGATTTTCAGTCGTCGTGCATTGGCATCGAGTCATTTCTGATATTTCACGTTCAATCCTTAAATTTAGGTTTAAAATAATGTTACCTCGGTCAAAGTACTGAGACAAAAGATCCCAAATTTTCCGGCTGTCAAACAAAGTGGTTTTTGCGATCTTGCCATGCAAATGATTAGAACGCGCGCCTTTTTCGTCGGCATTTTGTACCAGGCGCAGTCGTAAAATGCGTTGCAAACGTTCAAGCTCTACAGCGAGAAAAAAGCAATCATTTTTGAGCCACTGTAGCAAATTACTCGACAATTGTCAGATCTTTATTACCTCTGTAATTAAACTCTCTCCGACCGTACAGTGAGCGTAGAGAACGAGGAGAACGAGAAACGCGAATGTTACGAATGTTCCCAATTCAGCGGTTTggccttttgcaaagttctgTAATAATTATTTCGTGGAGAGAGTCGAGAAATAGAGAGAAtcttgaataaaataattacgaaAATACAAACCGGAAAATTAACATTTCAAAAGAGTAAGAATTGTGGGCGAGGAATTTTTTCTAGAAATAGAAATTTGGTCATTTgggattcgaaaaaatgtcaatattCCTCCGCATTTAAAAATTCAGTGTAATAAATTCTGAGTTTTAAgacttttttaaattatcgAGTGCTTTTGGAACTCAAATAAAGTTTCTAGTTACGTGGGGATTGAGAGTCCtcaaaagttataaaaaacgaaCCGTCAAACATTGGTAACCCAAAATACAAACGAGAGAAGTAGCGCCGATCAAGTGTCCCAGCAGAGTTTCACTGAAAGCTTCTTGAACGATGGTCCCCATTCTGGAATggaatatcacgaaaaatattgtaaattatgaaaaaaaaacaaaagtataaatttgaattttttcttgcgTTTTTCGAATCATcctttgttaaaaaaataaaattatttccgtCTCGACGACCCAGTTGTAGGGTTTGTGTTCGGAAGGATTAATGATCAGACTCACTGCAACAATCGATTGTGATCTTTGATAATGTCCCGCAGTTCCTCCTCACAAAGATCGGGGTCactatttattttcgaaatgcGCATTGCCAAAATGGACATTTGGCCACAGACGTGAAAAACGAGCGTGACCATGAGACAGTCGGCAGCACTTTGGCCAAAGCCACTAACGAAAACGAAAGGTAATTGGGACAAGTAAGTGTACAAGTAAGTTTGGTCGTCttcaattttgtaaaaaacgtGAAATCTGTACGGCAATTCGTACGTAGCACTCGCATTGTCCGGAACAACAGTGGGCGAatctgcagaaaaaaaattgtgtcgattgaaCGAGGAAAAGTTTCTACTTGAAAAAATCGCGTCGTTCAATCGTTTGATATCGAAATTCTTATACATTTTGAAAAGCTCGTGTGGCGACGTGTGATTTAGTTTTTAAGgaatggaataaaaactgatgtGATCGACTGACCTTCGGGAGGTTCGGCTGTGAGGGGTTTGACGTAATAAGACGAAGCAGTGAGAACGACGAAAGCGGAAAGAAGCTTGACGAAcagtttcgattttttattgtatttcaTGAAAGCATCGCTCTCTTCGATCGTTTTGTATTTGCGTGCATCAAAATCGCTGAAAACTTGTTCGATCACCGTTCCAAGGGGCTTGTTGTAACGCTTCAACATTGCCATGCGAATCAATATCTGAGAGAATGCCATATTTTCCGTGAGATTTTCAATCACGTGTTCAAGATCGCTGATAAAAAGGCACAAATCCAAGTACTCCATCAACATGTGATAAAAGAAGTAGccaaaatttattccgaaGCGAATCTGACTCGGGCTCCTCGGCCAAATACCAAGGAACGTTAGAAGCCATCGGTTCCAGGACAGAACCTTCGCGGCGTCGTCGAATTCTTTCTGATCCTGCACCAGGGGCATcacaaaatgattattttcagaCTCGCTATCCACGAGACTCAATTTCACCTTTATAATCAAACTCTCCAATTTCATTTCGATGaacttgaaagaaaaaactctCGCGCAGCATTTCCAATTCGATTGATCGatgtaaaaataattgaataagagaaaaatacaaaatttcaacATCCCTAGTCCCGAAATAACACTTCTTGAGTTCACTTCCTCAGTAATGTTTATTAGAAACTGCATCGcgacgaataaatttttaaaaccgaaaataaattctattttttcaaattaaaaaagcaaaaaaaacagcgaaatTGAAATGCAAGTAACGATTCTGCGACTCTCACCCGGACAGCAACCGTCGACATGTCGAAAGGTATTTTCGCGTTGCGCACTCCGTTTCCTGGCCGATGGATTGTTCGAGTTTCAATGAAAAAGGTTTCCCCGTTTTCTTAGGGGAGTGCTGGCTCTCTATAGAAAAATCGTCCCCCTGTTCGCCAGGTGCGCGTATGATTAATGCGTTTTATATTGCTCGAGGGGTAATTTGTGGGCAAGCGCTACGATTCTTTGTCGTGCATCGCATTTCCTTGGCGTCCGCAGAGAGAAAATAGACTCGTGATAATATGCTCGCGATAATTTATGCAACTGCAGCTATTATTCTAAGGGACAGAAAGACAAAGGCACAATTTTGTTTGGACTTTTGATTGGAATACGAGTTTGCTGGTTGATGTACCTTTATAGTTGCCTGGAATTAATTATCGGTAAATACTGACTGCTCGATCCATCATTGGAGAGAATGAAAGTTGCACGAAGCTCGCTACGAGGGGCAGGAAAGTTCAGTGCATACTTTTTAGCCCCTCTAAATACAGCACATTCTGTCAATGATTAAATACAATTTACTGTCAGCACGAACTTTTCACATCTTCATCGAAGCctgggaggaaaaaaactttagtttttttaAACTCTCGTCCGAAAGTACCAATTTGAAAAGCCACATCATCCGTTGACGAAACTCTGACTCAATAATTTCTCCTCCTGCGGTGTTTCAATAagaatttctttgttttccgAACGACAACTCTGTAGGGATGTTAAATTAGCGGTTCGTACTGGTGCGAGGACGATCGAACTCCCATTTTCCTGTGTACGGTGAGAAAATGTTCCGATATATTGATGCGTTACTATTTTTGCAAGACTGTGTCAAACGTAACGTGAATATTCAGTGTGTCACGGTGTAGATACAAAAATCCTAGGGGGAGTCGACTCGGTGCCAAAACAGTGCGAAACATTTGATGCAGGAAAAGCTGTTTAGAAATAAAATCTGTGGATTTCAATTaaattcgataatttttagaatgaaaaaattatttttgaaaacattGAACAAAAAGCTTCCAATACTATAACAAACTTTCTTCTTAGTTCaattatttgtttgttttctctcTTAAAGAGACATGGAAAAGCTTATAACCGATCACAGTACGTTAAAAcattatataaatatttgttttcaagTCAGTAAGAAGTACACGTAGCATTAAAAGACAGGAACAAAAGTAGTCGgttggatgaaataaaattacgCGTGGCTCGATTTTCTATCGATCAGTCGTGGCTCGGAGAGTTGGCAAAAATTGTATTCAACCGTGTCGTCTTTCTCTTCTTGAGCCTCGTCGTTTATCAGAGAAAATTTACCCGAAGGGGCTTTCAGCTCTTCTTGTCCTCCTGTGATTGAAAAAACTCGTCAATCTTTCAAGTAACCATGAGAAAACGACACGAAAAAATTGGGGCGAATAAACTCACTGAGAATTTGGAACTTGTACATCTGCTTCTTGGCACACCAGGACAGAGTCCTCGCGATTATGTAGGCCGACAATTCGGGCGTGTATTCGCTCCCCATTCTCAAAACCTGCGAATAAAAAGAATTACCAATCAAATGTTATTCTTCGAACTAAGAACCGGACACAGCTGACTCGAAGATCAGCTGTACtgtttttcgttaaaaatcaataaaaccgATTTCGTATTGATTCACTAATGAATTACCGCGACTCCGTCAAAACAGCTGGAgattaaaaatcgataaaaaccaTCGTGTTGTAACGTATTTTTCTGTCTCTTACGGAGTTATGGATAGGGACAGGATTTTGTGGAAAGTTTCCAAGGTTTACCCTTGAATTGGTACGGAATAGATGTGAtttacgttaaaaaaaaagttaaatgcgtaaaaatgttgtttttgaATTGAATGAGCTCTTGGAATGAGGCctaataaaataagaaaactaaaaaaaatttactttgAAAGCAACGACGTCACCGATTTCTGTTGCGGCTTCGAGGCTCGGATATTCTTCCGGTTTCACATTGTCATATTTGCCCCTTGAGTCATCATTTCCCTTCGAATTCTCGTTGTCGTTGGGCATTTCAGAGCTGTTAGTGTGCTTTGGTTTGTTCGGAGCAAAGGTTAGCGGGGAAGAGCAGTTTTTTAAGTCAAGAAGACTCGAAAGCTTCGcgagttttgaatttttgagggATGGTAAAACAGAACCGTTCGGGTTGATTTTATTGTAGGTCGCCACACCAGTTGGCTCGTCCTCAGCTTTCTGGGAGTTATTGTCCAAATTgtcgaatcgaatgtgcgtgCTGGTGGTGGGCAGAATGCACATGCCGACCACCTTCGGCTTGTTGAACTTTGGCTCcttgttttcattttcgctTCGATCCAAGCTTTCGTTGAgcgttttttctccttgtttcGATGACTTTTTGCGACGAATCCTTTTACGCTTGTGGGAAGGTGCAAGATCAAAATTTACGGTGTTGGAATTCGTTTCCATTACACTGGAATCCGTAACAATACTGTCATCTTTCTGCTTGAAATCAGAGCCGCTTTCTATCTCCGTAACATTCATCATGCTGTGGTACATTGTTACATCCGATTTGCGGGTATCTAAACAATTATTTGAAAGTGGAATTCATTCTTTAGtgtttcagtttttcaataaaactctTGAAGAAACTGACTTTTTACCATTTGAAAATCCATTTTCTTTgtgtttttttcgtacttgGTACGAAGCAGCATCGTCCATTGATGTGTCTTTTACATAACCATTTTCCATGTCCGATGATGGCAGTGACATCGATGATGCAGCTTCATTACTCATCCCAGATCCAGGTTCGACACTGAAaatcagaaaataaaattccttGATTCATTGAACCTTCAATAAttctaattttcattttctcgtcCTTCGATTTGTGATGCCAGCCAAAAGGTAAGAATATTAGGTAGTAACGAAGTCTCAAATgagatttttctaaattttcagTCTACAgtgtcttatttttttttttttattagatattcaacattttctGTCAACATGAAAATGTGTTACCATGCATGAAATTCTTTGTTTTCAAATCATggaatgaagaattttttttttctatgtataCAATCTTAGAATAAGTTGTGGGCTTCAGATGTTCTATGATCATTGGCATAACAATCTGTAAAAAATGTTAGTTCTTACGTTGAGAGATACAAAATTGACTTCATTTGTCAATTGACTTTCAGGAAAAGTTTGTCAATGAAGCTTCGActaattatgaaatttaaaaTCGGTTTCAAGATTTTGAACTCATTAATAGAATGTTTGatgaaacaaaacaaatcTTTTGCTAATAAAATACTCAAATGACATGGCGCATGGCCATTGTTTTCCAGTTGAATTACTGAAAATATGTACGAAAGTTAATAATCAATGTTCATAcacaataatttcattttcattgagcACGCGAACGTCCTCAGCCGGTGGTAAATATTCATTGCCGTTCAAGAGAAGATGAAACGGTTCGTTGATACCGAAAATCTCTCTGATGTGTCGTTTCAGGTGACTAATGAACCAAACATTAGTACTGTTTACGTAAACCCAGCTGAAACGACGGGCATCTTGATGGTATTTTGATAAATCAACTTTAACGCGATAATTCGAGCGGTTTGTCATTTTCTTGGTGTAACTAGATACGCTAGACACAAAGgataaaaagaaattattttttgtaagTATGAGGTTATGTTCGATGCGAACCGGGTACTTTTCCCGGCAAACTGGGAGCGGTGCGTCGTCATATAGGTAAGTCAGGTGGTGGTAGAGTTGGTAGAGTGGTGGTAGAGTTGGTAGAGTGGTGGTGGTTGTTGTTTCTTCTTCTTGTTTGAGGTCTTTTGTAACTGGTACCTGAAATCGCCACAAGTGACGCTAGGGGACTTTTTCCACGTAGCGAATAATGCGGGACCATCTTACGTGCAAATTTTAATCTAAGGACACAAACACAACAACGGATTTTAGTATTCGTGAATACACAGTTATAGAATAATTGCATATATAATCGCGAACACACATTTATATGCAGTCGCTTCACCGTAAGCGTCAGCTAggcgctatttttttttattgcaaaaatGTGTTTAACGACTATAAATAATTCAAGAATGCGTTGAGGTAGTGGATATTCCGTGTGTTAATCGTAACCTTCTTAACGATCAAAAAGAAACTAAAATTTTCGCGTGTTACGCAGGCATAAGCGCGCCCACGtaccgattttttttattattattccacATAGTTATAAGAGGTAGTAAATTTTCTCTCCAGGTTTCATGGACGGTgagtgaaagaaagagagaggaaagaaagaGCCTGAAAATGAGAGTGATAgaaagggagaagaaaaaggcgCATGTGATTTGTGCCTGAGTGGGTgtcccttttttttcatcaccaataCCGTCCAAGAGACGCGAGAGTGGAGAGCACTAAAGTTGAGTTACGAAATGGCTCTTGACAGTCGTCAATTATCGTATCAGTGGTTGTGaccaccaaattttatttttcgttcccGTAGCAATTAAAGCATAACTAGGATCAATGCTTTAACTATCGGTTCAATCTTCATTTTAGtctacaatttttcaacgagattctcagaaaaaataaaagcttcATAATCCCGTGAGGTGTATAACACGAGAGATTGTTCTCGCAGCCTCGGTGACCAGTGAAAGTTTTATAGTACTCCGCAAAGTGTTTCAATTCGAGTCATTTTACACcctgtaaatttttttacataattgTTGTCAGTTGACCTTCAATTTAAACTTTAAATCTTGTGTAACGTTACTCTCGAACCGTTCTTTCATGGGAGTATCTTAaaagtgcgaaaaaaaattccggttAATCGCTAAATATCGGACTATACGGATGAACGTGCCTATTTCTTCCTGTATAATTTAAATGTGATTGAAGaaagacgaaataaaaattaggTGCTTGTTTCCTGGCACCAAAGCACATAAAGCATCAAAATCGAAATGCTCCTGAAGCAGGTGTCAACCATCAGTTTTCGTGAATGGTgtcaaatttgattttttgaattgttcGGAAAGAATATCCTGGAAAAGAAGGAGTTGATGAATTTTGTGCCAAATTCGAAAagtttgtgataaaaatatctaAACAGCAAAATATCTATAGCAATTGCTGCAAAGTTGGAGGAGACAAAAATCACCGAAATCGTTGAGTTACGACGTATCATGAATGTAAGTTTCCacaatttcgtattttcatttaaaaatgaattgttgTTCGTGAATTCGAGTAAATACAGAGTTCGTAAATTGTAGCTTGTTATGAGAGAATTGGGGAGAACTGCAACAAAAAAAGCAGTATCAAGCTCGCTTGAGgctgagaaaaaagggagaaagtcGGGGGTAAAAAAGTAGCCACTGTCGGAGTTACTCTTGTCTTGGACGTAGAGAAACGAGAGAATAACTATTTTGAGAATGCCCCGCTCCACATTATTCTTTGGCGCATAAGCCAAAATATCCTCTCACATGAGCTTGAACGATTAGCGCTATTACGCAATCGATGCACCTGCCGCATTGGCAGAAACCAACGTTTTTTGAAGGAACTTCCGGAAAAATGACAGAAGCTCaatgtaaataaaatattttgtaccAGCCTTTGATGAtttgagagtgaaaaaattttttttttgcctctgCAGAAGTAACTCTTGCTTCGTAACGACCAGAATGTCAACCAAATAAgcctaacaataagtttaccATGGCATTTTTACTGATATATACAAAAGACTATCAAACATTGGGCATTGTGAATAGttgagaaaatttgagaaCCAATAGGCAataaaagtcattttttatgCAGCTCTGTGGTAAATGTGGGAGCTCCCAAAGAATATTGAACTCTGAAGTGAAATGACAATAATTTTCCATTCATTCTTTAAATGTAGGGGTTTCCATTACACGAGTCCTCTAGAGATGTTCCTTCTTTACACATGTTACTAcacttcaaatatttattcgacTTGTTTCAATATGTGTTTTGCCAATTCTTTTGGAACTGTTTAGCACTCAATAATATGACATTCAATTCTATTGCATTAAAAGATAAAGAAAGCCACAGAGAagtttgaaatattattttatcaatGTACAATCATGACATGTGgtttttcttgttttattttaacATTACACTATCATTGAGTTTGGCTATTCGATATGTAAACCTAAAATCTGCAGCGATATAAAATATTGCATCGAAAGAAagcttcaacaaaaataacagATTGTTACTTTCGCTGCTTTGTGTTTCAATCagctaaaaaatgtttaagcATTTACCTCAATGCTACAAGTTTCAATCAATTGCTTGTTTGTTGTAGGTGGTCCACGTGGCAGGGAGGTGGTGTCGCGAGGGTGGCTGAATCGGCTACGTATACTTGACATGATCGAGAGTGTATCGAGACGAGCGCTGAGTGGCTCCAGTGGGAGCTACCACGTTCGTGGAGCCGAGCTGGCGCGCGATCGGAGATTGAAATCGCTATCAGCGACAGTTGTATTTCTTGATGACACTCAGCACACGTTCCAATTGGATGTGAGTAAACATCTTAATCAATAGTGAAACGTATTTCCTTTGTGGGAGCTTTCACGAGTAgacaaaagatgaaaattagataaaagtgtattttttaCACGAATGTTTTTCTAGTTTTCAGTGGGTACAGTTAATAAAGAATAAATAAGTCTATCGATTTTGTTACATGGAATAGCAACAAGCCGTTTAAAAATATAACGTTAATAATATCATCATTATTGGTTTCAGAAAAGAGCAAAAGGCCAAGTTTTATTGGACCTCGTCTTCCAACATCTGGAGCTTATAGAAAAGGATTATTTTGGGTTGCAATATGCTGAAAACGGTAGTACAACATCTACGTGTCCAAATCCAGATGTCATGGTATGCTGAAAATCTTTTAATAGAACAGAAAATACGTATGAGCTACTGTTGGGACGagtaatttgtgaaatttctgGATCGTGAATAATGTTTTACTTTTCTATGCAGCGCTGGTTGGACCCTGCGAAACCTGTTAAGAAACAAATAAGAAGTAAGGGTAAAGATCATATTTCAGTTACTAAATAAAAGAACGGTGTAAActgcataaaattttcattcaatgttAGAATGACAATTGgaataaattcattcttacTGAAACTCCAATCACTCAagcctttcattttttcaaggtggtcaatttttctttcgcgttAAATTTTACGTTTCGGATCCGAGCAAACTGCAAGAGGAATACACGA
This sequence is a window from Venturia canescens isolate UGA chromosome 8, ASM1945775v1, whole genome shotgun sequence. Protein-coding genes within it:
- the LOC122414280 gene encoding odorant receptor 85b-like yields the protein MSTVAVRDQKEFDDAAKVLSWNRWLLTFLGIWPRSPSQIRFGINFGYFFYHMLMEYLDLCLFISDLEHVIENLTENMAFSQILIRMAMLKRYNKPLGTVIEQVFSDFDARKYKTIEESDAFMKYNKKSKLFVKLLSAFVVLTASSYYVKPLTAEPPEDSPTVVPDNASATYELPYRFHVFYKIEDDQTYLYTYLSQLPFVFVSGFGQSAADCLMVTLVFHVCGQMSILAMRISKINSDPDLCEEELRDIIKDHNRLLQMGTIVQEAFSETLLGHLIGATSLVCILGYQCLTNFAKGQTAELGTFVTFAFLVLLVLYAHCTVGESLITESLNVCNAFYDCAWYKMPTKKARVLIICMARSQKPLCLTAGKFGIFCLSTLTEVLKTAMGYLSVLRTLL
- the LOC122414279 gene encoding uncharacterized protein isoform X1, translated to MTNRSNYRVKVDLSKYHQDARRFSWVYVNSTNVWFISHLKRHIREIFGINEPFHLLLNGNEYLPPAEDVRVLNENEIIVVEPGSGMSNEAASSMSLPSSDMENGYVKDTSMDDAASYQVRKKHKENGFSNDTRKSDVTMYHSMMNVTEIESGSDFKQKDDSIVTDSSVMETNSNTVNFDLAPSHKRKRIRRKKSSKQGEKTLNESLDRSENENKEPKFNKPKVVGMCILPTTSTHIRFDNLDNNSQKAEDEPTGVATYNKINPNGSVLPSLKNSKLAKLSSLLDLKNCSSPLTFAPNKPKHTNSSEMPNDNENSKGNDDSRGKYDNVKPEEYPSLEAATEIGDVVAFKVLRMGSEYTPELSAYIIARTLSWCAKKQMYKFQILRGQEELKAPSGKFSLINDEAQEEKDDTVEYNFCQLSEPRLIDRKSSHA
- the LOC122414279 gene encoding uncharacterized protein isoform X2 produces the protein MTTHRSQFAGKSTRVEPGSGMSNEAASSMSLPSSDMENGYVKDTSMDDAASYQVRKKHKENGFSNDTRKSDVTMYHSMMNVTEIESGSDFKQKDDSIVTDSSVMETNSNTVNFDLAPSHKRKRIRRKKSSKQGEKTLNESLDRSENENKEPKFNKPKVVGMCILPTTSTHIRFDNLDNNSQKAEDEPTGVATYNKINPNGSVLPSLKNSKLAKLSSLLDLKNCSSPLTFAPNKPKHTNSSEMPNDNENSKGNDDSRGKYDNVKPEEYPSLEAATEIGDVVAFKVLRMGSEYTPELSAYIIARTLSWCAKKQMYKFQILRGQEELKAPSGKFSLINDEAQEEKDDTVEYNFCQLSEPRLIDRKSSHA